ATTACTTTGGTACTCAAAGTTACCAGCTTTGGCCACCAGGAGCTACTGTAGTtcccttctgtgtctttttgtCAACCTCCCATCACCGTGACTTCTGTTTTCATTTGGTTGTGGACTGCTCCTTTCTCCCTGGCACCACAGGATGCTCCACGCTTATTTGTATATTCTCATCCTTATTGGGGTTTCCAGTGCTCACTGGCCACACCCATAGATTCTTTCGTGAAGTTTCTGTTcaaaattttcatcttttctgttgggttgagtttttcttttttttcttttttttcattttgagacaatgttttgctcttatcacccgggctggaaggcagtagcatgatcttgggtcactgcaatggagcaatcttggcttactgcaacctccgcctccagggttaaaaggatcctcctgcctcaggtttctaagtagctgggaatgcaggggcccaccaccatgcctggcaagtttttgtatttttattaaagacgggattttgccatgttggccaggctggtctcaaactcctgacctcaggcgatccacccacctcggcttcccaaagtgctgagattacagacgtgagccacagcgcccggcccttATTAGGTTGACTatctattattgagttgtaagagttcgcTGTGCATTATAGATACATGTCTTTGATTAAGATACGTATTGTGAATATATTTTCCTAGTCTACCGcttgacttttcattttgttaacagtgtgtttcaaagaaCAGATGTTACTTGTAATAAGGCCCAGTGTCTCAAGCTGGAATTCCCAGGAAACCAACAGTGAGATGGACATTAGAGTGCAGAAGATGTATAAGGTGTGCCTTTTAGGGatgtgggagggaagaaaacaggaCCGCACAGTCTCAATGCTGTGCCTCAGCCGACCCCATGGGGTGTTCTTATGGTAAAGTGTGCTACTAGATCTGTTCTGACTTTTGGCGACAGGGCCAGGCTTTAATATCCACACTGAACCATCCCTGGATGGAAGCTTCCTGGTGGATGGGTGTGTCTGTGGGTAAGGACGGGGGAGGGTCTTCAGCCAAGGCACTCCCTTAGAGTCCATCTCCAAGGGCTGAGGGCTGTCCAGTGGCAGTTCTCATAACTGAGATCACAAATCCTTTATTTCTGAAGAAGGATCTGGTGGCAAATCACAGTGCCCATTGCATGAAATGCATCAATGCTTTCTTGTACAATTCATGTTTTTTTATGTGCCATCGAAGGAATCTTTGCCTACTCCAAAGTGATGAGGacttttgccatattttcttctagaagttttacagtttttgctTTTACCCATAGATTAACAaagcatttttgttaatttttgtgtagatGTTGAAGTAAAGtttgagatttgtatttttaattatgggTATCCGATTTGGTCCAACCTGATTCCTTAAAAGGAATGCTGCTCGTTTATTTCTCCCTTGAAAGTGGAtgacatgttttaaattttatgggGAGAATGAAGCTTTAGGggaaaaaagccataaaaaagaagaacagTGAGTTGAGCCTTTCCCAGCTGTCAAAATGCTACGGCATTGGCCAAGGAATCGTTGTGTTATTGGATGAGAATAGATCAGAAACCTGCATCAGCTGACAACAGCTAACATCTATTGGACACTGCCATGTGCTGAGCATTATTTTCAGTAGTTTTCACATATTCATGCGTTCAGTCCTCCCAACATTAGTGTGTAAGATGACTGTCTAAAGCAAAAATAGTAGGTAATATATGGTGGGTTTTAGAACATATGAAGAGTAACATCTATAACAAGCAAAGCCCCACGGAGAGAGGACTGAAAGCATGTCATGGTAGTCCTTACACTCTACATGAAGTAGTATAATGTTACGCAAACTTCCAAAAGAGAACGCTGCCACAGGCATGGTTTTACTGGTTCGTTCTCCTAAACATTCATCGAAGAAATAACACCAATTCTACGGAAATTCTGGTGGGACAACTATTTTGAAAGAAGAGGTTTGGCTGAGGCCGCATGGTATGAAAAGcgaatgaaaggaaaaatgtacAACCTAAATGGCTTTGAACGGGTTGGGCATtgttagtctctactaaaaatacaaaattagccaggcgtggtggcacaggactgtggtcccagctacttgggaggctggggcatgagaatcccttCAACTTGGGGAGCAGAGGTTTCATTGAGctgaagccactgcactccagcccgggtgaaagagtgcgactctgtttcaaaataaataaataaatgaatgaaaaaataaaccaagAGAAATTACCAAGAGGtcttggtgcctgcctgtagtcccagctacttagcggGCTGAtataggaggatcacctgagctcaggatgTGCAGGCTGccgtgagcagtgattgcaccactgcactccaggtgggTGACTGAATGAGACCGTGTCTTACTCCAAGTACAAATGTTTAAGGAAGCATTTTGGTGGTAGAAATATCCTGGAAGTAGCCTATCAGCAGACCATCACCTGCACAATGTAAAAGCTGTGCATCTTTCTGAGAGGTATAGAGCAAGAAGATAGTGGCACATGTGTGTAGGATGATAGAGAGGGTGATTTCTGGCTTATGGATGCCAGACCCCAAGGGCAAGCCAAGAAGCAGCTCCCCCTGCACAGTGCTCAGTGTGATCCACGCCATGTTTCAATACGAAGTCGCCTGTGCCTAGTTTGGAGAGGCGCGGGCTCCGCAGAGGCGCTGGTCCTGACCACAGGTGCGTTATCTGCCTGGACCCTGTAGTCGCTTCAGCATGACCCCTGGCACATGGCATCCCAGGTGTTCCTGAAATCCAGCCACCAACGATGCTCTTAGTGTATATGTTTGTTTGTACAGACTTGTGTGATCGTGGGGAATGATACAATACGAATGGAGACCAGAGACCGTAGACATTAGTTTTCTACCTTTCCTCCTGGTTTAAGTAAACGCGTTTTATATTCATAATTTGTGAAATTTTAGTGAAAGAACTGTAGTAGAAAATAAGTCTTAACAGAAGGTTTATTTAAAAGGATTGAATGCACAAAAAAATCTTTGATGTAAAACGTTATCTTTATTTGACTTGGACGTTTACAAATGAGTGAAAATCAGCTAATAAAAGCCTACTTaatacaatacaaaatacaaaaattcataaTACACCTTTTATCAAACTCTGAAAAGATGGGAACTACCTCAACTTAAACATGTACGAGAAACCTACAGCACACATCTTGGTTAATGgcgaaacatttaaaatattcccaTTAAAGCCAGGAGGAAGCCCAGGACGCTGCCATCAAATTACTGATTCCTTCTTTAGCATTTCCAGAGTGTCGTGCACTCTCCTTGTTTCAGTTAACCGCCCCCACaccttttgtttcattcattaaaTGTCCTTGGATCCCCTTTTCCCTCAATCTGTTTGAAATTTTACATTCTATTCCAATTCATCCAGTGGCTCCCAGTGGGCTCCTACATTGCGACTGAAAAATGTGTCAGAGTCTGGAGTTTCATTGCTCTTCTATTCAGCCACTCTAACATCTCCGGGCACTAGACAAGAACTTTAGTAACTTGTAGCTCCTTCTGAATTTTCCCATGCCCCACCTGTCTATGTCAAAGTCTTCTGGAATTTTAATTCTAGGCCATCCATCTTTCTTCCAGAATCATACTTCTCTAGACTTAAGAACACAGTTTCTTGATTTGCTTGCTTACTGACACTTGTTGCCTCCCACTCGTTCCAGGTTGTCTGGCTTGGCTTTTTCCTGGCCGATAACCATGACTTGTACTTTCACTGTACAAAacagttccgttccattccgatGGCCTCGTACAGAAAGGGGGCTTAGCAGCTTGCATATTATAAGTTGTGTACTCTAAGTTCAGGGGAAGCTCAGGCTTCAGGTCCAGTCTGAGTAGGATTCTGCCTTCTTCTGCATGTTTTCCATGCCATTCCTCCTTTCATGTGGCCTTGCCTTTGAGCTGACACTGtctgcctccttctctccccaaCAATTTCTTTGATTGCTCGCAGAACACTAGATTGAGAGTGATTTCCCTCTCGAAGTTCTGAGGATATTTCACCGTTGCTTTCCATAGTCATCCACGCTGTCAGTCAGAGTGTAATGTCACGCTAATTCTGCTCTCCTTGTAGGTTTGAGCTCTCAGGCAGCTTTTGGGATGTTCTCTTCACCATACTTCATTCTGTCATTGGGCGTTATTCTCGTATCCTGCTCAGGATTCATCTGTTTCTTCCGTTGGGAGAAACCATTAGCCATAGTTTCCTTGTATCGTGATGTCATACACAAGTTCTGGCTCTCCAAGGAGAGTTCCATTTTAGATGACCTCCAGTCCCCAGGATGACTGTTGTGTGGCACTGTCGGTCTCTCTCTTGCCTAAGCACCTAGTTTATACTGATTTGTTCCTCAGTGCTATCTATGGTGTGATTCAAACCATCAACATAAGTTTGGACTCCAACAACCTTGTTTTTCATTCCAAGTATCTCCAATTGGGTTTTAATAGAAGCAGAATAAAATGAGGGAATCTTCTGGATTATTTTAACAACCACTGAGGAACTCCGTGCATGTGGGGCTTTGACAGAAGGTACAAAGCAGAGACAAGAGGGGCATTGGAAGCCGATGGACTACTGTCAGGATCCTGGGAGGACTGCTGGGAGGTTCCATTCCGACAAGGTAAGGTGAGGGCTCCAgttgggatgggaggggaggagtGGAGCAGAAATGGGGCTGGAGTTTGGGGCTGGGGGGGAAAGTCCAGGTGGAGGAAAGGGAGGCTGGGAACAACGTGGGTGACAGATAGAGGTCAGTATGCAATGTCGGCGACGAACACTGGGACCCCTTGCACATAGGTGCCGTGGGGGGTTTGAATGACCTGTAAAGCAGCTGAGCCACCCAGATGCCTAAACCCGATGCAGGGATAGACGGTCAAGATGGGCTGCTCGGCGACAGCCTGAGGCCCAGAGGCAGGGGGTGGCTCCTGAATCCCCAGCTCAGGCTGGGCCACGTCGGGGCCAGGGCCTTCCTGCACAGTTCCAGGCACAGGAGCTGTTTCAGAAAGAGAGGAGGCTGCGGTCTCCCAGATTTCCAGTTCCCACTGGTGGCCTGGCTCTCCATGGTGGTCCAGTTGGATGTGCAAGTCCGGTCCCGGCAAGCGTTCTGCGCCCTGTCTCTGGCCAGCGTCCCTGCGGGGCCCGCCCCCTCTGCCACGGCCTCGCCCTGGCCGCCGGCTTCCTCCCCGGCGCCGGCCTCTCTCTGCAGGACGAGCTGGCTCTGTGCCAGCTGGGGGCTGCCATCTGAAGGGTGTCACGTAAGCGGTGGGTTTTGCGGGTTGGGCTGGCTGTGCGGGCTCGTCTGCTTCCACGGAGTCTTCAGGGTCCACACCAGAGCAGCCTGGCTCCGGAGGAGGCCCACCTGAGgctaaaagagaagcagagtgtGAGCAGAGAGAGATAGAAGGAATTGTACCCATCAATCAGTTAGaggatacttttaaaaataaatactcagaGTAAATAGGGATTTTTGAAGTTACAATTATGAGAGAAGAAACACAACTGTCCACGGAAATCTGAGAATGAAGTGGAGAAGATTtcccagaaaagaaagcaaaaatctgAAATGACGGAAAGAgggataaaatataagaaaactagAGGTATATTGTCACTGAGACAGATGACCGTAAAATTTCAGAGTGCTGACGACGAAGAGTACATTCTAAAAGATTTTAGAGAGcgggagaaagagaaataaaggaaaggtGACATGGAAAGGGTTAGGATTCCACATGTCTCAGAAATCAGACCTCTCAAAAGCAGCAGTTAATTCTAGAACCTAAcagaaaatgtcttcaaaatttcaaaggaaatggATTTCCCACCTAAAATTTCGTATCCAACCAAAGTTTCACTTAAGAATCAGGGAGGGTTGAATAAAGATGTTTCAGACAAGCAAGATcttaaataatttcctttcaaTGGACGCTTTATTGTTCTGCATCTATCGAACTAGACAAGATTAAAAGATTTAGGACACTCGGTGTATGAAGGGAAATGTTTTGGAGAGCAACATGGCAATAGACGTAAAATTCCAATTCCTCTAGAAAAGAACAAGGTGGAAGTACTGGTTTATTATAGATCAAGATGTAGTAAAAGGACTTGCTCCACTACAGAGAAacagtaaaacaagaaaaataaaaactaaaaagaaaaaaacaaaacaaaaaaaaccaccagaTTTGGGAAACGGGATACAACTCAAAAGAGGGAAAGGAATTTCCCAGATGATGTGGAAGCTGGGAACTGACTTACAGCAAGCAGCCCAGGTTGAAGCAGGCTATGAGAAGGTGAAACAGAGAATGCTTGATTGAGTTTGAATCTCAACAATCGGGGAGGAATTGGGGAACGAAGTAGTGATAAGTAAGCCCATAATCACCCAAGGTAAGTATTAAGTCCTGGAAAATTCAAGTTATGCAGGAAGAGGAAAATAATCCTCCTAATATTCTCCCCGCTCCTGGGCAttgggggagggacagagggTGTGTGTCCTGGGGAGTGTGTGGCCTGGCGCTTGGGTGATTGGTGGTGGGGCTGGCAATGTTTAAACTACAGCTAAATATTCCTCTGCTCTAGAGGGAAGACCGTAACTAAACCCTAAATGGGAAAAGAAATAGCAGGAGTGTATGCATGTTATTTAAAGAATGAGAGGGAATGCTAAAAAGTTGGCTACACACATGGAGGTGGTGTTCCCAAAGCCCAAAGGTGTGGGAGATTGAGAAGGAGCAGGAGGTGCTGCATTTCATAACACGCCACATTTGCCTCTTGAAGTTCTGTAAGTCAATACCGAAGGTAAAGTAAACatccagaaaaaatgaaaaagagagtgGCAGGCGTTTGACGTACCTTGATTAGTGGCCATGGAGCGAGGTCGCTTCGAACGCCTTGGTTCCTCCATGAGCAATCTGCGGGAGCGGGTGGGGAGAAAAACACATCAGTAGAGTGAAACCACAGCCTGACAAGGCAGGGGGGTGGCCGTGGCCTTTCTAGGAGAATGAGGATTGTGTCCCCAGCTGCACCCTTCCAAGCTCTATCCACCCCTCAGGGACCACCCAGACACACACCTGATCTTCGTACAGCTGGCTCCGGAGATCTGAAAATTAGGAGACTCTTCGACGAAGAGAGGCCCGAGGAGCTGGAGGTGTCCACAGGTTCACCGCTGTAGCTCTGAGCTCGTCCTCCCCAGCCAGGCAGGCAAGGCAGGAGGGAGCGCGCAGCAGGTTCTGGCGGGGAGCCCTGCAGAAAGCCGAATGCTGGAAGCCGAGCAGGGGCCCTCTTATATGGCAGCAAGGCAATCAAGTAAGGGACAGGCGTGGTCAGAGGGGGGCTGGCTGGGGCGGGCCTGGCTGGGCTTGGAAGGTGCACTGGGCCAGTTCCCTGCCTGTCAAATGGGGCCCCGCTTAGATGCCGCCGTTTCTAGACATCAATGGTTGACTGATTAATCTAATCATTGAGGAAAAATATGCATAATCACCTTAAAGTGTCAGCGAAACGGAGGTGTGGTGCCCTGAAAGTGGCAAATAGGAAGATGTGACTAGATTAGATCTGAGCATGTTCAAGGCAAGCATCCAAAGGGGGCATATTTGGGGTGAAATCTCGAATACAAACTTTGAAATTAGTCACGCGGAACCGCgctgggagaggcaggggagTGAAGAAAGTGTGCTGAGGCCCGGCCTGCAAGGGAGACCAGCACATTCTGGGAATGGAGAGGAGGCCAGGGCCGGGTCCAGAAGTGGTGCGAGGTGGAGGCAGGGGCCGCGCAGGAGCTGGTCTTGTTCCGAGGCAGCAGAAAACCGTGATAAGGGTGTCCTGCAGTGGGTTACCATTTCAAAAACGACAAGCAGGGCTGTGAAGGAGAGCCAACCCAGGGTCCACAGAATAACTCAGGAGAGGCAAGAAGGCTATTGCAGCCCTCGGGGTCGGGCGCACGGTCCTATACACTAGGACTGGGGGTGGCAGAGGAGGAGAAATTTCCCTGGTGGGAgagaaatttacaagagaaagcgAGACCCAGTGTGGAAAGGCCTTGGAGAAGAGACTGCAGCCTTGGTAGCCCGCCCGTTCATTCAGACAGAGGTGGACCAAGAACCTGCTCTGAATGGGAAGATGCGGAGCTTGGCTTGCGCACATCGGGTTGAAGTCGCCTTTGGGCTGCCGAGGGAAGATGTCAAACGGCCTTTTGTGAAAAGAGTCGAGCTCAGAGCGGTGGCGATGGGGCTGCAGATGCCTGTGAGACACACACCACTGGCGTTTATTGCTGTGGGTGCACACACGGGTAGAGGAAGATAGCAGGAAACACACCAGGACACTGGAGGGGAACCCACAGTGGGTTAGTTGGTTGCTTTGCATACTTGTTTTTTAGAGAGACGGGTTCTCgtcctgtagcccaggctggagtgcagtggcgcgatctcggctcactgcggctacttgggaggctgagataggagaattggttcaagtgattctcctgtgtgggcctccggagtagctggactAGAGATTCGCGCCACCACAtcgggataatttttgtattttttgtagagatgagttttcgctATGTGCTTAGGCTTGTCTAGAACTTTTGAACTCAAGCGTTCCTCCCTGTtcaatcctcccaagtagctgggaccacaggtgcaagccaccgtgcctgactaattATTGTCTTTTTCGCTTTTATTTTGTGTGGAGtttaggttttgctatgttgctctggctaatctcaaactcctggcctcaagcaatcctcctgccttggcctcctaaatcactgggattacaggcataagccgtcACGCCCAGCTCCCATAgtgttgtttaaaaaattctggccaggcatggtggctcatgtctgtaatcccaaaactttgggagatggaggtgagaggatcacttcagcacaggagtttgagatgagcccgGGCTacgtggcaaaatcccatctctccaaaaaaaaaaaaaaaaaaattacccgtgTGTTGTGGTGCCTGCCTTTGGGTCCCATTCActaggaaagctgaggtgggaggcttgcttgagtctaggagatgaagactgcagtgaacccagattgcgtggctgcattccagactgggacacagagtgacaccttgtcacaaaaaaaaaaatgttgggggGGTATATATAATACAATTCCAGTTAGATtctcagtattttttgtttttgttgtttcttttgtttcttaaaaggtCCACTTTATTAAGGTACAATTTATACATTGTAAAACGCATCCACTTGCAGCACACCATTTGGTGAGTTTTGATAAACATGTAGACATGGGTAACCACctccacaattaaaaaaagaataatttcctCACGGGGACAGTTCCCTTGTGCCCTTTGCCGTAAGCCCCCTTCCCCCATCCTCTTCCCAAGGCAACCACTGATCCGCTTTTCATCTCTACAGATTATTTTTCCTGTTCcagaatttcacataaatggaagcaTACAGGATCCCCTTTTCTCTGCCTGGTCTCTCTTGATTGACATAATGTTGTTGCGGTCCATCTATGTTGCAGAATGCAGgcgtcattcattcattttcattgatgAGCGGTGTCCCATTCCACAAATAATCGACCCTTTGTTTATCCAGTCACTACCAGCTGACAGACAGGttgattgggttgtttccagtttggggctattaggaATCAAAAGGCTAAGAATACTAGTGTACAAGTCTTTGGATACACATATCCTTCCATTTTAGTTGGGTAGATATCAAcaagtgaaatttctgggtcaaatatCAAGagttatttttagtgtttttacacATTATCAATTTGCTTTCCAAGTTGATTGTGGGATTTTACATTCCTTCCTGAAGCGTATTGGGGTTTTAGGTGTTCCACTCTCCCTGCCAACTCTTGGTGTTGTTGATTCTTTTTCTCTAAGCCACTCTAGTGTCTATGGAGTGGGGTCTCATTGAGGTTCTAACTTGCCTTtccttgatgactaatgatgcgcttaatagattttttaaaataagtgttttcattttagaatagtttcagacttacagaaaagttggagGAAACACACAAAGTTCTCATCTGCCCTAAATTTACCCTGTTCCTAGGATCTTACAGTGGGGTACATTTGTCCTAATTATTATGGCAATAATAATTGTTGGTACGTTAATCACTCTAATAcatcattattaactaaagtctatgTTTGGTCCCGATTTCCTTGGTTTCAACCTAACATACCTTTTCTGTCCCAAGACCCCATCCAGGGTACCACATTACAATTAGTCATGGcttctcttggctgtgacagtttctcacacttgccttgtttttgatgaccttgacactttGAATACCATTCTGATATACTGTAGGATGTCCTCTCCTGACATTTGTCTGATGTATTCCTGATGATCTGACTGGAATTACATGTTTTTGTAGGGAAGATTGCAGAGGGGAAGTGTCATTCCCATCCCATCCTGACTAGAGTACACACCATCAACATGGCTTATCACTGCTCCTATTAGTCCTGGTCACCTGGCCGGGGCAGTGTTGATTAGGTTTGTCCTCCataaagtgattttcccacctctttCTCTACTGTACTTTTTGGAAGTCACTACCTATAGGCtatactttaaaaaaggaaagtgatagtTTACCTCTTTGCCAGGGAATAGCAACCTAAATTATTTGGAGTTCTCCTGCGTGGAGTGGAGGATTTGCCTATTCTTCcccatgtgtttatttatttaatcgtttatttatatcagtatggacttaCGGACATATATTGTACGCTTTGGTTTACAACCCAATACTGCAGGGgatgaattatttaataattgagctacttattttattaaatattttacttaaatactTAATTATTAATTATGTAGTTAATTACTTTGGTACTCAAAGTTACCAGCCTTGGCCACCAGGAGCTACGGTAGTtcccttctgtgtctttttgtCAACCTCCCATCACCGTGACTTCTGTTTTCATTTGGTTGTGGACTGCTCCTTTCTCCCTGGCACCACAGGATGCTCCATGCTTATTTGTATATTCTCATCCTTATTGGGGTTTCATGTGCTCACTAGCCACACCTATAGATTCTTTCGTGAAGTTTCTGttcaaaatttttatcttttttattgggttggctttttttttttttttctttttttcattttgagacaatgttttgctcttatcacccgggctggagggcagtagcatgatcttgggtcactgcaatggagcaatcttggcttactgcaacctccgcctccagggttaaaaggatcctcctgcctcaggcttctgagtagctgggaatgcaggggcccaccacaatgcctggcaagtttttgtatttttattaaagactggattttgtcatgttggccaggctggtctcaaactcctgacctcaggcgatccacccacctcggcttcccaaagtgctgagattacagacgtgagccacagcgcccggcccttATTGGGTTGACTatctattattgagttgtaagagttcgcTGTGCATTATAGATTCATGTCTTTGATTAAGATACATATTGTGAATATGTTTTCCCAGGCTacggcttgccttttcattttgttaacagtgtctttcaaagaACAGATGTTACTTGTAATAAGGCCCAGTGTCTCAAGCTGGAATTCCCAGGAAACCAACAGTGAGATGGACATTAGAGTGCAGAAGATGTATAAGGTGTGCCTTTTAGGGATGTGGGAGGGAAGAAAGCAGGACCGCACAGTCTCAATGCTGTGCCTCAGCCGACCCCATGGGGTGTTCTTATGGTAAAGTGTGCTACTAGAGCTGTTCTGATTTGTGGCGACAGGGCCAGGCTTTAATGTCCCCACTGAATGTCCCTGGATGGAAGCTTCCTGGTGGATGGGTGTGTCTGTGGGTAAGGACGGGGGAGTGTCTACAGCCAAGGCACTCCCTTAGAGTCCATCTCCAAGGGCTGAGGGCTGTCCCGTGGCAGTTCTCATAACTGAGATCACAAATCCTTTATTTCTGAAGAAGGGTCTGGTGGCAAATCACAGTGCCCATTGCATAAATTGCATCAATGCTTTCTTGTACAATTCATGTTTTTTATGTGCCATCCAAGGAATCTTTGCCTACTCCAAAGTGATGAGGacttttgccatattttcttctagaagttttacagtttttgctTTTACCCATAGGTTAACAaagcatttttgttaatttttttgtagatgttgAAGTAAAGtttgagatttgtatttttaattatgggTATCCGATTTGCTCCAGCATGATTTGTTAAAAGGAATGCTGGTCGTTTATTTCTCCCTTGAAAGTGGAtgacatgttttaaattttaggggGAGAATGAAGGTTTAGGGGAAAAacgccataaaaaagaataacggTGAGTTCAGCCTTTCCCAGCTATCAAAATGCTACGGCAT
The Symphalangus syndactylus isolate Jambi chromosome 15, NHGRI_mSymSyn1-v2.1_pri, whole genome shotgun sequence DNA segment above includes these coding regions:
- the LOC134732555 gene encoding proline-rich protein 20E-like, translating into MEEPRRSKRPRSMATNQASGGPPPEPGCSGVDPEDSVEADEPAQPAQPAKPTAYVTPFRWQPPAGTEPARPAERGRRRGGSRRPGRGRGRGGGPRRDAGQRQGAERLPGPDLHIQLDHHGEPGHQWELEIWETAASSLSETAPVPGTVQEGPGPDVAQPELGIQEPPPASGPQAVAEQPILTVYPCIGFRHLGGSAALQVIQTPHGTYVQGVPVFVADIAY